The Deltaproteobacteria bacterium DNA segment GGAAAAGACCGAAATACTGGTGATCGCTGCCTACCCGCGAAGAAGATAAGATGGATGGGTACCCTTTTAAAAGTGAGTCTGTAAAATTTCAGGTTTAAGATTGTTTGAGCATGGATAAGAAGAAGGGTGCCTGAACCAGCTACAAGGGGATAATATGTTTACGCTAAAATTTGATGAAAACCTTTGCAAAACCTGTCCAACCTGTGACTGTCTCGTTAAGTGTCAGTATCTGGATTTGGAGATAGATGAGGCAAGAAAGGAGATGATGAAGATAATTAAAGGAGGGGACTCTTTTGTTTTACAAGATTGTGTGACATGTTACGGATGTGAGGAATATTGCAAAAGAGGGAATCATCCCTTCTATTTAATTACCGAACGGAGAGAGGAAAAGGGTATCCTTACCGCACCGAGGGCCATTACTAAACAGTGGATCAATATAGGAGAACCTCGGGGAAAATATAAGCTGGGAGAGATTAAGGAAAAGATATTGTCCTTCGGTTTTATGCCTGAATTCTTGGAATTAGTTCAGGGGAGGCTCTTTGATGATGTTATGCCCTCGTATGTTTTTGGTCAAGAATTCTTCTGTAATGTTGTTTATATACATTTTGCCAATACCTCGATAATAAAGGAGAGGCTCCCCCTGGTGATCGATAATTTTAGGAAACTGGGTGTCCAAGAGGTTGTGTGTCTACATGACGAGTGTTATGGCTCATTCACCTCACTTGCACCAGCATATGGTATAGAAGTACCTTTTAAACCCATTCATTACTTTGAATATTTGTATAATAGATTGCAAGAATTAGGTGATGAGATAAGGCCTTTAAAAAGTAAAGTGGCCTACCAGAGGCCATGCTCATCTCGACTTTGCCCTGACACACATCATTTTGTAGGGGATATAATGGAATTGATAGGTGTTGATCTGGTCGAGAGAACATATCAAGGAGAAAATGCCCTGTGTTGCGGAAGTATATTTAGAATGATGTATGGTTATGAGCTCGCGAATGACGTACAGAAGAGGAATATAGATGACATGGTAGGGCATGGTGCAGAGTATTGTGTATTTAACTGCCCAGCATGTCTAAATGCCTTGGCCACTAAGGTCGCCAAAAGAGGGATAAAGCCAATCCACATCATTGACCTTTGCAGGATGGCCATAGGCGAAAAACCGGAAATGGAGGTAGTATGATATGAAGGATGTCACCCTTTCACTTGCTGAGGTAGTGGGGGAAAAATATGTCTCCAGTCAACCTGAAGAGGCCT contains these protein-coding regions:
- a CDS encoding (Fe-S)-binding protein, which gives rise to MFTLKFDENLCKTCPTCDCLVKCQYLDLEIDEARKEMMKIIKGGDSFVLQDCVTCYGCEEYCKRGNHPFYLITERREEKGILTAPRAITKQWINIGEPRGKYKLGEIKEKILSFGFMPEFLELVQGRLFDDVMPSYVFGQEFFCNVVYIHFANTSIIKERLPLVIDNFRKLGVQEVVCLHDECYGSFTSLAPAYGIEVPFKPIHYFEYLYNRLQELGDEIRPLKSKVAYQRPCSSRLCPDTHHFVGDIMELIGVDLVERTYQGENALCCGSIFRMMYGYELANDVQKRNIDDMVGHGAEYCVFNCPACLNALATKVAKRGIKPIHIIDLCRMAIGEKPEMEVV